The Ignavibacteriales bacterium genome has a segment encoding these proteins:
- a CDS encoding methyltransferase domain-containing protein, translating to MKQANGLKGLFLTGENYKVPVKTYSAISEIYPHMMRSIDYKQWADYVYQISKEIKKKNINALELAGGTCAIAKLLQKKMNIVSSDISLNMLKKDGDNTCTKVCCDMTSLPFKNKFDFIFSTFDSVNYLNTKDKFLHYLENASVCLADDGTLAFDVSLENNSKKFEKYLNRRGKVDGITFRQRSLYNPATRIHYNHFELTLANGQKVEEIHKQKIYRFEEYFDFIDRSDFYVHKCLKAFTFKNADAETERAQFILKKKNLC from the coding sequence TTGAAGCAGGCAAATGGTCTGAAAGGATTATTTCTAACCGGAGAAAATTATAAAGTGCCCGTAAAGACTTATTCCGCCATATCTGAAATCTACCCGCATATGATGAGATCAATTGATTATAAGCAATGGGCAGACTATGTATACCAGATAAGTAAAGAAATAAAAAAGAAAAATATTAATGCATTGGAACTTGCGGGCGGAACCTGTGCAATTGCGAAATTGCTACAAAAAAAAATGAATATCGTTTCTTCAGATATATCATTAAACATGCTTAAGAAAGATGGGGATAATACTTGTACAAAAGTATGTTGTGATATGACATCTCTTCCTTTTAAAAATAAATTTGATTTTATATTTTCAACATTTGACAGCGTTAACTATCTAAATACGAAAGATAAATTTTTGCACTATCTGGAAAATGCGAGTGTTTGTCTTGCAGATGATGGTACTCTTGCTTTCGATGTTAGTCTCGAAAACAATAGTAAAAAATTCGAAAAATATTTAAACCGAAGAGGGAAAGTAGACGGAATTACTTTCCGGCAAAGAAGTTTATATAATCCGGCAACTAGAATTCATTATAACCATTTTGAATTGACACTTGCCAATGGTCAAAAGGTTGAAGAAATTCACAAACAGAAAATCTACCGTTTCGAAGAATATTTCGATTTTATTGACAGATCAGATTTTTATGTTCATAAATGTTTAAAAGCATTTACTTTTAAAAACGCAGACGCAGAAACAGAACGGGCGCAATTTATATTAAAGAAGAAGAATTTATGCTGA
- a CDS encoding adenylate kinase has translation MQIIIFGSPGVGKGTQAKILASKLSIPHISTGDILREAIKKETELGKKAREIVEKGELVPDEIMAGIIKDALKDASCKNGFILDGFPRTIDQAKLLESIFQDLKFEEPYLIKLDADDDVIIARLSNRLVCSKCGNIIQKNEYKNDFVCPVCKSANSYFKRKDDDEEVIKRRLKVYHETTSQVFSHYTNKARVIEIDGTQRIEIVTEGILSQIRKS, from the coding sequence ATGCAAATCATTATTTTTGGTTCACCAGGCGTTGGTAAAGGAACACAAGCAAAAATTTTAGCTTCAAAATTGAGTATCCCCCACATTTCTACAGGTGATATACTTCGCGAAGCAATTAAAAAAGAGACTGAGCTTGGTAAAAAGGCTAGAGAAATTGTGGAAAAAGGGGAACTCGTTCCAGATGAAATTATGGCGGGAATTATTAAAGATGCATTGAAAGATGCCAGTTGCAAGAATGGTTTTATCTTAGATGGTTTTCCAAGGACAATTGATCAAGCAAAACTTTTAGAGAGCATTTTTCAAGATCTTAAATTTGAAGAACCATATCTTATTAAGTTAGACGCGGATGATGATGTTATTATCGCTCGCTTATCGAATAGATTAGTATGTTCTAAATGCGGCAATATAATTCAGAAAAATGAATACAAAAACGATTTCGTTTGCCCTGTCTGCAAATCAGCCAACAGTTATTTTAAAAGAAAAGATGATGATGAAGAAGTTATTAAAAGAAGATTAAAAGTTTACCATGAAACTACATCGCAAGTATTCAGCCATTACACAAATAAAGCAAGAGTAATAGAGATAGACGGAACACAGAGAATTGAAATTGTAACAGAGGGAATTTTATCACAGATCAGAAAGAGTTAG
- the glmS gene encoding glutamine--fructose-6-phosphate transaminase (isomerizing) has translation MCGIVGYIGDKNCVPILIEGLKRLEYRGYDSAGIGIINGKECKVLKTKGKVSELEKLVYKEHLESNLGIGHTRWATHGEPSTLNAHPHLNKEKTLFLIHNGIIENYLSLKKGLAKEGYEFISETDTEVLAHLIDHYLKLKHSLFQAVRYALNEVEGTYGICVIYKGEKDKIIAARKGSPLVLGIGNNENFVASDVNALIAHTKQVVYLEDGEIAEVYKDHFNTKTISDETIIKEIFQVEMGIDEITKAGYPHFMLKEIMDQPDSIYNSLRGRLVYDEGISKLGGLQGFEERMINSKRIIITACGTSWHAGLVGEYMLEQYAGIPVEVEYASEFRYRHPIITRDDTVIFISQSGETADTLAAMKEAKKKGALCIGICNVVGSSIARESHAGVYIHAGPEIGVASTKAFTSQISVLALITLLLARRRNLSLPEGQDIITHMKKLTEKIEIILKQNEYIKEIAENYANCKNFLYLGRGYNFPVALEGALKLKEISYIHAEGYPAAEMKHGPIALIDDDMPVVFIATKDSVYDKVVSNIQEVRARKGRILAIVNEGDDQIESMVDHVIKVPKTHNMLTPILTVIPLQLIAYHIAVKKGLNVDQPRNLAKSVTVE, from the coding sequence ATGTGTGGTATCGTCGGATATATTGGGGATAAAAATTGTGTTCCTATCTTAATCGAAGGATTAAAAAGATTGGAATACCGCGGCTACGACTCTGCCGGTATAGGAATTATTAACGGTAAAGAGTGCAAAGTGTTAAAAACAAAAGGGAAAGTTTCTGAATTAGAGAAACTCGTCTATAAAGAACATCTTGAGTCAAATTTAGGTATAGGACATACGCGCTGGGCAACGCACGGCGAGCCGAGTACTTTAAATGCACATCCGCATCTCAACAAAGAAAAAACACTCTTCCTAATTCATAACGGCATCATCGAAAATTACCTCTCTTTGAAAAAAGGATTGGCAAAAGAAGGTTATGAATTTATAAGTGAAACTGACACTGAGGTGTTGGCACATTTGATAGACCACTATTTAAAACTTAAGCACTCGCTTTTTCAAGCTGTACGATATGCTCTTAATGAAGTAGAAGGCACGTACGGCATTTGCGTCATTTATAAAGGCGAAAAAGATAAAATTATTGCCGCACGTAAAGGTTCTCCTCTTGTTCTTGGAATAGGTAATAATGAGAATTTTGTGGCTTCAGATGTTAATGCTCTAATTGCTCATACGAAACAAGTCGTTTATTTAGAAGACGGAGAGATCGCAGAAGTTTATAAAGATCATTTTAACACGAAAACAATTTCCGATGAAACCATCATTAAAGAAATCTTTCAAGTCGAGATGGGAATTGATGAAATTACCAAAGCCGGATATCCTCACTTTATGTTGAAAGAAATTATGGATCAGCCCGACTCAATCTATAATTCTTTAAGAGGAAGGTTAGTTTACGACGAGGGAATCTCTAAACTTGGCGGTCTTCAAGGTTTCGAAGAACGAATGATAAATTCAAAAAGAATAATTATTACTGCATGCGGAACCTCTTGGCATGCCGGGTTAGTTGGCGAGTATATGTTGGAACAGTATGCTGGAATACCCGTGGAGGTTGAGTATGCTTCCGAGTTCCGTTACCGCCATCCGATCATTACAAGAGACGACACTGTAATTTTTATTTCTCAAAGCGGCGAGACAGCAGATACATTAGCGGCAATGAAAGAAGCCAAAAAGAAAGGCGCACTTTGCATCGGTATATGTAATGTCGTTGGAAGTTCAATAGCTCGTGAAAGCCACGCCGGAGTTTATATTCATGCCGGTCCCGAGATTGGAGTTGCATCCACAAAAGCATTTACTTCTCAAATTTCTGTACTAGCATTAATTACATTGCTACTTGCCCGGAGAAGAAATCTAAGTCTTCCTGAGGGACAAGATATTATAACACACATGAAAAAGTTAACAGAAAAGATTGAAATAATTCTTAAACAGAATGAGTATATAAAAGAAATAGCAGAGAATTATGCGAATTGCAAAAACTTCTTATATCTGGGAAGAGGTTATAACTTTCCGGTGGCGCTTGAAGGTGCCTTGAAGCTGAAAGAAATTTCTTATATACATGCCGAAGGTTACCCGGCAGCTGAAATGAAACACGGTCCTATTGCATTGATTGATGATGATATGCCCGTTGTTTTCATTGCAACAAAAGATTCTGTTTACGATAAAGTTGTAAGTAATATTCAAGAAGTAAGAGCTAGGAAGGGAAGAATCCTTGCAATTGTAAATGAAGGGGATGATCAAATAGAAAGTATGGTTGATCATGTTATAAAAGTTCCTAAGACACATAACATGCTAACACCAATTTTAACAGTAATTCCGTTACAATTGATCGCTTATCATATAGCAGTTAAGAAAGGATTAAATGTAGATCAGCCGCGTAATTTGGCAAAAAGTGTCACAGTTGAATAA
- the ftsE gene encoding cell division ATP-binding protein FtsE, whose translation MLTFHNVDFNYKNQPVFTDLNLQVDQGDFVFMIGKSGVGKTTLLRMIFMDIFPESGYVEVGEYSSETIKENDLPYLRRKVGMIFQDFQLLSDRNVYDNLAFVLQVTGNPRKVIKKKVMNALTEVGLAHKQKNMPHQLSGGEKQRIAIARAMINDPFLILADEPTGNLDPQTSEEILAILKKINARGTSVIFATHNYELVRKFESKIIKLEGGKAVKVLIKKKGESD comes from the coding sequence ATGCTGACTTTCCATAACGTTGATTTCAATTACAAAAATCAGCCGGTATTTACAGATCTTAATCTGCAAGTTGACCAAGGCGATTTTGTATTCATGATCGGTAAAAGCGGGGTTGGAAAAACAACTTTACTCCGAATGATTTTTATGGACATCTTTCCCGAATCCGGATACGTTGAGGTCGGAGAATATTCATCTGAAACAATTAAAGAAAATGATTTACCTTATCTTCGCCGAAAAGTTGGAATGATCTTTCAAGATTTTCAACTTTTATCAGATCGAAATGTTTATGATAATTTAGCTTTTGTTCTTCAAGTAACCGGTAACCCGCGAAAAGTAATTAAGAAAAAAGTAATGAATGCGTTAACTGAAGTCGGATTGGCTCATAAACAAAAAAATATGCCGCACCAGTTATCGGGAGGAGAAAAACAGCGCATCGCAATAGCAAGAGCAATGATTAATGATCCATTCTTAATTCTTGCTGATGAACCTACTGGAAATCTTGATCCGCAGACATCGGAAGAAATATTGGCAATTCTAAAAAAAATTAATGCAAGGGGAACATCGGTGATCTTTGCGACTCACAATTATGAATTGGTCAGAAAATTTGAATCAAAAATTATAAAATTAGAAGGCGGAAAAGCCGTCAAAGTATTAATTAAAAAGAAGGGAGAAAGCGACTAA
- a CDS encoding nucleoside deaminase, producing the protein MIFPEYVYKNMFAALQEAEKAFELNEVPIGAVVVHQNKIIGRGFNQTEMLNDATAHAEMIALTAASNYLGSKLLDECDLYVTVEPCVMCSGALLLTRINNLYFGTLEPKFGACGSLFNIIESGKYNHKPNVFSGVYSDESKYLLEKFFKQKRISPN; encoded by the coding sequence ATGATTTTTCCCGAGTATGTCTACAAAAATATGTTCGCCGCACTTCAGGAAGCTGAAAAAGCATTTGAACTCAACGAAGTTCCAATCGGCGCAGTAGTAGTTCATCAAAATAAAATTATTGGACGCGGTTTCAATCAGACCGAAATGTTAAACGATGCTACAGCCCACGCTGAGATGATTGCATTAACAGCCGCATCAAACTATCTCGGTTCAAAACTGCTGGATGAATGCGACTTATACGTAACTGTTGAACCGTGTGTAATGTGCAGCGGCGCTCTCCTTCTCACAAGAATAAATAATCTATACTTTGGAACTTTAGAGCCGAAATTCGGGGCATGCGGCTCGCTTTTCAATATTATTGAGAGTGGAAAATACAATCACAAACCGAATGTTTTTTCTGGTGTCTATTCCGATGAATCAAAATATCTGCTTGAGAAATTTTTTAAGCAAAAAAGAATTTCACCTAATTGA